In the Setaria italica strain Yugu1 chromosome VI, Setaria_italica_v2.0, whole genome shotgun sequence genome, one interval contains:
- the LOC101769387 gene encoding basic proline-rich protein isoform X2 produces the protein MATKLDQSSPAKHQRAKSTAPLSLTPKISIFGTKAGFVIPKNKLAGSLVTRGATTKNETPTASKEDNSRHAQRKTKWGPDLTTDPAVCKGRALAYQTRVEQITKQLKSGTLDMGKIEGSVSTGKGTNSVGSDNLKENEQGKVELLELERREITGEILRLNPGYKVPENYKPVLKETKIPLPAEAHPGHNIIGVLIGPESNTLKRLHEETGAVIQVYGTKKINGEKSEIHHQDISDARAAYEDLYINVSADSYDKVDTAVALIELLLAPVSVKSTSTPTTTTVSSAVTSDVNPVQNTISPPGLLHYQSQNAPWLSTPQTDAPSITSSGPVLSTLPNNSLQPQPFAGSFSMPPFTGHPPHMNSTPRNPFPVPGPQQSMPSNQQHPPQFRANSSIGPFGQPPGIVSPQMTPSSSVPPPVRPLQIPHASGGWPSFSPITPQSQWPPQASPNFVPVRPISVSPLGATPPHGPAALTPPSNMPTMYHSQQPALANFTCSATLVSRPPGGVQSFSTVAPQCPSPVAFPGGGGSSTQSGYPLSIGPPPAFSRVGPTPGMVPPSCPPASGPASTSSGQAPIAALRPPRPVAGDFTFRPVVSPAPTPDFAASGGQMGIQGRSHPGAPFFHPGNQSPNQGFQRPCDGRPLNAMGQARMHAPPHPPQHLHGGFPRNPSHLELPAGFPGIPPAVQAHPMLGPSNFLPSRPFQPRPPSQANPFASRDRQGGNPIYNPFAPTAAQKTEGADPEYEDLMASVGVK, from the exons ATGGCCACAAAACTAGATCAATCTTCTCCTGCCAAGCATCAGCGAGCAAAATCCACCGCACCTCTATCTTTGACTCCCAAGATTTCAATATTCGGGACAAAAGCTGGATTCGTCATACCAAAGAACAAGCTAGCCGGCTCACTTGTAACTCGTGGTGCCACTACCAAGAATGAAACACCTACTGCATCCAAGGAAGATAACAGCAGGCATGCTCAGAGAAAGACAAAGTGGGGGCCTGACCTCACCACCGACCCTGCTGTGTGCAAAGGAAGGGCTTTGGCCTACCAG ACTCGAGTGGAGCAAATCACCAAGCAGCTGAAATCCGGAACCTTGGATATGGGTAAAATTGAAGGTTCAGTATCCACTGGAAAGGGGACAAATTCTGTTGGTTCTGACAATTTGAAAGAGAATGAG CAGGGAAAGGTTGAGCTATTGGAACTTGAAAGACGAGAAATTACTG GTGAAATACTCCGTCTGAATCCGGGATATAAGGTGCCTGAGAACTACAAACCAGTACTTAAGGAGACAAAGATCCCTCTTCCG GCAGAAGCGCATCCTGGACATAATATTATTGGAGTTCTTATAGGACCTGAGAGCAATACTCTGAAGCGGCTACATGAA GAAACTGGAGCTGTAATACAAGTATATGGGACTAAGAAAATCAATGGAGAGAAG AGCGAGATTCATCATCAAGACATAAGTGATGCTCGAGCTGCTTATGAAGACCTATACATCAATGTCTCGGCTGACTCTTATGATAAAGTAGATACTGCAGTTGCGTTGATTGAGCTGCTTCTTGCTCCTGTGTCG GTGAAGTCAACATCTACTCCAACAACTACTACTGTTTCTTCAGCAGTTACCTCCGATGTAAATCCCGTGCAGAATACCATTTCACCCCCAGGTCTACTTCATTACCAATCACAAAATGCTCCTTGGCTGTCCACTCCTCAGACTGATGCTCCATCAATTACTTCCTCAGGGCCTGTTTTGAGTACATTACCTAACAATTCATTGCAACCACAACCGTTTGCTGGTTCTTTCAGTATGCCTCCCTTCACAGGTCATCCTCCTCACATGAACAGCACGCCAAGAAATCCATTTCCTGTTCCTGGACCTCAGCAATCAATGCCAAGCAATCAACAACATCCACCTCAGTTCCGAGCTAACTCCTCAATTGGGCCTTTTGGTCAACCACCTGGAATTGTAAGCCCACAAATGACACCATCTTCCTCAGTGCCACCGCCAGTTAGACCCCTTCAAATACCCCACGCATCTGGTGGATGGCCATCTTTTTCTCCCATCACGCCACAATCTCAGTGGCCTCCTCAAGCTTCACCGAATTTTGTGCCAGTGAGACCTATTTCCGTGTCCCCTCTTGGCGCAACTCCACCGCACGGTCCTGCTGCATTGACACCTCCATCAAATATGCCCACCATGTACCACAGCCAGCAGCCAGCGTTAGCAAATTTCACTTGTTCAGCAACATTAGTTTCCAGGCCTCCTGGTGGAGTTCAGTCTTTTTCTACAGTTGCGCCTCAATGTCCTTCCCCGGTAGCATttcctggtggtggtgggtcaTCAACACAGTCGGGCTACCCACTTTCCATAGGCCCACCTCCAGCTTTCTCTCGAGTTGGACCAACTCCTGGCATGGTGCCTCCTTCGTGCCCACCTGCATCAGGTCCTGCAAGCACAAGCTCCGGTCAGGCACCAATTGCCGCTTTGAGACCTCCACGCCCAGTTGCTGGTGATTTTACCTTTCGGCCTGTTGTATCACCTGCACCTACTCCAGATTTTGCAGCATCAGGCGGTCAAATGGGAATACAAGGCAGAAGTCACCCTGGCGCTCCATTCTTCCATCCTGGCAATCAGAGTCCCAATCAAGGCTTCCAAAGGCCTTGTGATGGCAGGCCCTTGAATGCAATGGGTCAGGCTCGGATGCATGCTCCACCTCATCCACCTCAACACTTACATGGAGGCTTCCCCAGGAATCCATCTCATCTCGAGTTACCTGCGGGTTTCCCGGGAATCCCTCCAGCAGTACAAGCACATCCTATGCTGGGGCCATCAAATTTCTTGCCTTCCCGCCCATTCCAGCCGAGGCCACCATCGCAGGCGAATCCATTTGCAAGCAGAGACAGGCAGGGTGGCAATCCAATCTACAATCCTTTTGCACCAACGGCAGCTCAGAAAACAGAGGGGGCGGACCCTGAGTACGAGGATCTCATGGCATCGGTTGGCGTGAAGTAG